The following proteins come from a genomic window of Egibacteraceae bacterium:
- a CDS encoding zinc finger domain-containing protein: PWAPVRAFDDGELRSAMRTARRLLRANTRGGARVTTGSRAPGEALWVYGRGGRGCRRCGTPIRHGRQGELARLTYWCPRCQPQRSAL; this comes from the coding sequence CCATGGGCGCCGGTGCGAGCCTTCGACGACGGCGAGCTGCGGAGCGCGATGCGAACCGCGCGCCGGCTGCTGCGGGCGAACACGCGGGGAGGGGCGCGCGTCACGACCGGCAGTCGGGCACCGGGCGAGGCGCTGTGGGTCTACGGGCGCGGCGGCCGGGGGTGCCGTCGCTGCGGGACGCCGATCCGGCACGGCCGCCAGGGAGAGCTGGCGCGCCTCACGTACTGGTGCCCGCGATGCCAGCCTCAGCGGAGCGCCCTGTGA